A genomic segment from Chitinophagaceae bacterium encodes:
- the rpsK gene encoding 30S ribosomal protein S11, producing MAKAQKAAGGKTGKAAAKKRVVKVDALGEAHIVASFNNIIISLTNKQGQTISWSSAGKMGFKGSKKNTPYAAQMAAADAAKIALDAGLKRVDVFVKGPGSGRESSIRSLSQNGIEISSIKDVTPMPHNGCRPPKKRRV from the coding sequence ATGGCAAAAGCACAAAAAGCCGCAGGAGGCAAAACAGGAAAAGCAGCCGCCAAAAAAAGGGTTGTAAAAGTAGATGCACTGGGCGAAGCCCATATTGTTGCAAGTTTCAACAATATTATCATTAGCCTTACCAATAAGCAAGGCCAAACCATTTCCTGGTCGAGCGCCGGTAAAATGGGCTTTAAAGGCAGTAAGAAAAACACACCTTATGCAGCGCAAATGGCAGCAGCAGATGCCGCTAAAATTGCATTGGATGCTGGCCTCAAAAGGGTAGATGTGTTTGTAAAAGGTCCAGGAAGCGGAAGGGAAAGCTCCATTCGTTCCTTAAGCCAAAACGGTATTGAGATTTCATCTATAAAAGATGTTACCCCAATGCCCCACAACGGTTGCAGGCCTCCCAAAAAGAGAAGGGTATAA
- the rpmJ gene encoding 50S ribosomal protein L36, protein MKVRASIKKRSAECKIVRRKGRLYVINKKNPRFKQKQG, encoded by the coding sequence ATGAAGGTAAGAGCTTCAATAAAAAAACGCAGCGCAGAATGTAAAATCGTTCGCAGGAAAGGCCGCTTATATGTTATTAACAAAAAAAATCCACGTTTTAAACAAAAGCAAGGATAA
- the rpsM gene encoding 30S ribosomal protein S13 produces the protein MARIAGIDLPKNKRGEIGLTYIYGIGRSTARYILEKANIDVNKKVNQWNDDEQAAIRNIISGEIKTEGALRSETQMNIKRLLDIACYRGLRHRKGLPVRGQRTRTNSRTRKGKRKTVAGKKKVAKK, from the coding sequence ATGGCTCGTATAGCTGGTATAGATTTACCCAAAAACAAAAGAGGCGAAATTGGTCTTACTTATATTTATGGTATTGGCCGCTCTACTGCAAGGTACATCCTTGAAAAAGCAAATATTGATGTAAATAAAAAAGTAAATCAATGGAATGATGACGAACAGGCAGCTATTCGTAACATCATAAGTGGCGAAATTAAAACTGAAGGAGCCCTGCGTAGCGAAACCCAAATGAATATTAAGCGTTTGCTGGATATTGCCTGCTACCGCGGCCTTCGTCACCGTAAAGGTTTACCGGTTCGTGGCCAGCGTACACGTACCAACAGCCGCACCCGTAAAGGAAAGCGCAAAACTGTTGCCGGTAAAAAGAAAGTAGCTAAAAAATAA
- the infA gene encoding translation initiation factor IF-1 has product MAKQALIKQDGVILEALSNAMFKVKLENGHEILATISGKMRMHYIRILPGDKVGVEMSPYDLTRGRIIFRYK; this is encoded by the coding sequence ATGGCTAAGCAAGCACTTATTAAACAAGATGGGGTAATATTAGAGGCATTAAGTAATGCTATGTTTAAGGTAAAGTTGGAGAATGGCCATGAAATTTTAGCCACTATTTCGGGAAAAATGAGGATGCATTACATCAGGATTTTACCGGGAGATAAAGTAGGCGTGGAAATGAGCCCTTATGACCTAACCAGGGGTAGGATTATTTTCCGGTATAAATAA